The sequence CCACCATGGGGACTCTCAGATGCCTTTGTGGTGTTTTTGGAAGTTCTCAATGATTAAGTGGCTGTTTGTAATCATGGCCTTTTTGGGTAGTATCATATCTGGGATCCTGGTACAGAGGTGTACTGCTTGGCTTTGGGGTGCATGTCCGACAAGCAGGTCCAGGTTCAGCTGAACCTGTAGGAAATGGTTTGCAACGGGTAGGCCTGGATACTCGTGTTCGCTGATCCGTCTACAAAGAGCATAAGCAGGCTGTGAAAAACAACTTAAGAGATATGGAAGCATATACCTGTCAAAATGCTATCATTTTAAAATGCAAATTGTAAAATGACTCAAAAGATGCAGTCGTAAACAACGACCGTTAGGGATATTATTTCCAATACCATCATCAGATGAGGCATGCAGAAGCTTAACGATGTTGCACCCCTGGATGTTTGCACTGAttaaagtagtaagtagttgtaCAGTCACGGTGTACCTCCAGTGTCATCTCTTCCTTGACTCTGACAACACGTTCTTGGCCACACACTGGTAAAACTATTGAAGCAAGCCTGTGACGGTTCTATTTTTGTGTCGGTGACAATTCCGGGGCAAGTGATTCCCTTTTCTCCCAGCGTCGATGGTAAATTGGGGGGTGGCCATCGCTGCTGCTCATAGATGAAAAAGCACTGATGGTGACCTCAGGTGCATCTGGACACACAAGGACACTGCACCCAGTCAAGTGTAATAGCCAAACGTGACAAAATGTTTTTTGCACTTTAATTTTCAGCTTTATTAAAATGAACACATAAGCGGATTTACAATTTGCATAAAGGCTTATTACAACCATGGTCCATAAAAAATGTATATAGAAAAATACATGAATATAAACAAAAACGAATTTGATACAATGTTTTACAAACTGTGTATTAATTTGCTGAGTGTTCTTCTGGTTGACCTACAATTTATTGCATAATGGcactacataataataataataataccttaACAGCATCACTAACATTTTACAATGCTGAGCAACCAATAGCGTCATTTTGAATTGAGTTGCCAGGTAAGCTTTCTAAAACACTATAGGGATGTATCCTTACAGGGGACCAATGTCATTGCAGTTCAGATGCTGTTCAATTTATCTCAGCCAAAAATGCCCTTCTACTGTTTTGTCTCGGCAGAAGGTGAGATATTGTATTAATTGTGATGGGCTCAACCCCAACTGTAGACCCTCTCCAAAATTCTCCCTTGAGCACGGATCTGAAAGATTTTCTAAACTCCTCGTTCTTCCAAGTGTAGAGAAATGGGTTTGTAACAAAGAGAGTGCAGAAAAACATCCAAGAACAAGTCCTTAGTGCCAATGGCACTGTGGTAAAAAGCGCTATTGATAACACCCAGAAAAGAGGCTGTGTAGTGAGTATGAATATGAAACACACTGCCAACACGTAGAACCCCAAACGTTTGTCCTTTCTGGGGAACGAATATGGAAGGTTATTTACTATAGGAAAATGTAATATGCTGACCCTCTTCACACTGATCTGCACCCTTCGAAAGATTTTTAAATAGCAATACAGAACAACCATTGTCTGACCAATAATAGTCAACGCCAGGGTACCAGCTGCAAATGGGTCAGAGAAAATGGGCTTCCCTCCTTTGAGCAGTGATGCTGCGGAAGCCGGGAGATATGAGCATCCTTCCTGTGGGTACCGTAAAGATGTGATCCAGGGTAAAATAAATCCCAGCGCCGAAAGCCACGAAGCGCTTATCATCCATTCTGTGCGTCTTTTTTGGTAGATGGACAGATAGGTCACTGGTGATTTGGTAATCAACACGTATCGGTTGACGGCGATCAGGgaatgggagagaagagagacagtgatgCCGAGGAATAAGAGCGCATCTTTGAAGGCTTGGTACCCAGCCGGGAAAGGGCTTCCAGAATAAATTCCCACCGCCTCGTGCGGCATCCAAAATGCGCACACCAACAGGTCGGCTATACAGCCGTTCACAATAAACGCATTGCTAGCCGTCCGAAGTTTCTTAAATGTCACGACCAGGTAGACAACCAGAAGGTTTAAAATGGTCCCAAACAGGGACATGAGAGAATAGAGTGCCGCAAGACTGATTTTGGCATCGTGTCCCACATCGCAGTCTGCCAGTTGCGCCGTGTCGTTTTGCATGTTGGAAGAATTAAATGTTTTTCATACGAAAAAACGATAAGGAGTCATTTTGCAATCTTGTTGATGTTAGTCTGTTCTCCCTCAGTGGAAATTAGTTTCCATATTGAGGCAGCAGGCAGTTGCATTGAGCGCCTGTGGTGATGCTGCAGACACCAGATCAACAAAGACGTATGAGAAGACTGGAGGAGAGCAGGTTCATGATAACACCTACTCTAAACATCTAGCGTACTGCATGTGGCGTGTTAATAAAGATTGAATGATTTCCAATAATTATGATGGAAATGCAAATCGGCCTATATCATACACTAAAGGAATATAGCATAGGATATCCTACTAAACTTGAATAAAGGAAAATCCATAATATGTGATTATAGGAGTTAAGAGTCACAAAACCAATGCATCCACAGAGAATGGCTGGCTGCCTGACATTTAATGTGATGGGAGTCAGAGAAGCCTTTTGAATATCTAGCCAAAACATCCATTTGTTGAAAAATAATATATTCTTAAAAATATAATACGGAGATTGACAGTTTTCTGTAATCCCTTTTTTATCAATAGGCCTACAATATTCGTAACATGTCTTTCCAGCAACACCAAGGCACCAACACCATTCAATCAATTGCAGATTGGCCATTTCCAAAAAGCATTTTGAAGAGTGTTTGATTTGATACAGCAGGATGTCCTGGAAGAAGGCTGAGGGGAGTTTACACTCGATTCAGAAATGGGCATAACCTGTTCAGTTGATGGCAAACCTGGCTGAGAATTCATTCAGTGCCAAAAATCAGACAGACCCGAATGAATACCTAACTCTCCCTCCATACTGGACTAACTGCTGTGCAAATCTAATACACTTTTGAAAGCGAAAAATTTGAAATACACCATTTGCTAGATTGAATCGCGGCCTATATAACAGGCAGGAAATGTGAACACCACCGTTTTAATAGATCATTGGTGGGTGTATACAAAGCCAAAACCCATACCAGTCAATGGCATTCCTCTTATTATCCACCATGACTGCAGCATTTCAATAGCAACAAGACATTTATATGAAAGAGAATCAACATGGCCTGGATTGGAACAAACTGAAATGGAAAGACCCCCATGCATTTGGATCCGTTTTAAAATGATTCAACAAAAGAGTTTCGAACCATACAGTAGCTCACACAGGACTTTACACAAAACTTTGTATAAAAACACAAATAATCATTCTGTAGTGTACATTATAGGTTACACCTTACACAATATCCAATGGCGGATTTAGAGCAAATTATGTTCtctaaaaataataaaataaaaacaaccaACAGTCCTATTATGTGTACTTcatacaggtaccccctgtatatagcctccctagtGTTATTTTGTTGCAACTTAATTATTTTTCTATTAAAAAAAtgttacttcagtttattttagtaaatacacTTTTCTCTCCcttaactgcattgttagggcttgTAATTTCACTGTATTCAGTGTTTGTGACAAATACTCACTATAGCTctttacaaaaacaacaaacaaaacaccCACTTTATTAAAGGGAGAAAAGTAGAGAGAAGACAAGAAATAACAAGAAAAGTCCATTTCACAGTTTTTTGTTATGTAATCAAAACAGGGCTGTTTGGCACCAAGCTATGAAGCTGTGAAAAACTAAATGTCATTAGCAATTCAAACACATGCAGAATTCATTACTGACTTGTCCCTTTATATATAGACTgtgctcacagacacacacaggagtaCCAATTGGTAAAAGGACAGGCAGAAACAAAAACTATTTATTTTTAAACACGTCACTGATGAATAAAGGGAACGTTCACCTAAAAAAAAAAGCAACGCTTCCTTATCTTGAAATGTGTCTTTATGAACCATAACTAATTAATTGACTCTTGATTTATTTAGTCATCAAATTAAAATCACCACAAGTACACATATGGAAAATGTAGTTAGACTAGAAACACTTCTTCCAAAAAGTTAGTTTCTTCGTGTAATATTTTACACTTTTGTATTTGGTCATCGAAAGATAACAATTGTCTCTGGCTGTTTCCAATCTCTTTCAAGATAAGAAATTCAGGTGAACTACCCTGCCTAAGTAAAGATTATGTAGAGCCCTTTATTGCAATAGAAGGCTCTGAGTTGATGTGCCTAGGAGTCATTTGAAATAAGTgcgctatttaaaaaaaaaaaaaggatgcTATGTTCGGTTAGCGTTTTCAAAGAAATTATTCAACTGTTTGACAGCTGAAAGGATATACAGCTGTGAAACCAAGACAACCAGAATCAGTCGGAGCTAGTGTTCCTTCCTTCCTTAAAATACAAATGTATTCCTCTGTCAAGATGGCGAGTTCtgaagagaaaaaaaaatcaaGTAGAATAAATAATTTACAGAGACAAGAAtctttaaaatgtgtttttattttgttACTTACTTTAGAAACCTGCATTAactgtaaatgtaaaatatatacactgaacaaaaataatacAACGCAATATGTTAAGTATTGGTCTCATTTTAAATGAGCTGAAACAAAAAGATACCAGAAATGTGCTATATGCACAAAAACGTATTTTGCTCAAGTTttatgcacacatttgtttacatccctcagTGAGcaattctcctttgccaagataatccatccacctgacaggtggggcatatcaagaagctgatgaaacagcgcggccattacacaggtgcaccttgtgctggggacactaAAATATGCCGGTGTCACACAACGCATgccaattggcatgctgaccgcaggaatgtccatcagttagtgaattgaatgttcattttctctaccataagccacctccaactcCATTTTACAGAATATGGCCGTATatccaaccgcagaccacgtgtaaccacgccatcctacacatccggcttcttcacctgcgggatcgtctaatgaaactgtgggtttgcacaaccaaagaattttgGCACAAACTGTCTCAGTGAAGCTTATCTgcgtgcttgtcgtcctcaccagggtcttgacccgaCTGCAGTAcagcgtcgtaaccgacttcagttgtCAAATGGTGACCTTCAAtagccactggcatgctggataAGTGTGTTCTTCATGGCTGAAATcgcagtttcaactgtaccgggcagatggcagacagcgtgtatggaatcgtgtgggtgagcggtttgctgatgtcaacattgtgagcAGAGTGCCACATGATGGTTGTGcgattatggtatgggcaggcataagctatggacaatgaacacaattacattttatcaatggcaaattGAATGCACAGACATACTGTGACGAGATACTGAGGCCCATTGTTATGCCATTCattcgccgccatcacctcatgtttccaCATGACAATGCATGGCCCTATGTCGCTAGGTTCTGTACACAATTcccggaagctgaaaatgtcccagttcttccaagtcctgcatactcaccagatatgtcacccattgagcacttTTGGGATGCACTGGATCGAtatgtacgacagcatgttccagttcctgccaatatccagcaacttcgcacagccaagccattgaagaggagtggaactGGTGGtgacaccagatacggactgtttTCTTTTCCTGGTCCACAGCACT is a genomic window of Oncorhynchus nerka isolate Pitt River linkage group LG24, Oner_Uvic_2.0, whole genome shotgun sequence containing:
- the LOC115107370 gene encoding G protein-coupled receptor 88-like, with amino-acid sequence MQNDTAQLADCDVGHDAKISLAALYSLMSLFGTILNLLVVYLVVTFKKLRTASNAFIVNGCIADLLVCAFWMPHEAVGIYSGSPFPAGYQAFKDALLFLGITVSLLSHSLIAVNRYVLITKSPVTYLSIYQKRRTEWMISASWLSALGFILPWITSLRYPQEGCSYLPASAASLLKGGKPIFSDPFAAGTLALTIIGQTMVVLYCYLKIFRRVQISVKRVSILHFPIVNNLPYSFPRKDKRLGFYVLAVCFIFILTTQPLFWVLSIALFTTVPLALRTCSWMFFCTLFVTNPFLYTWKNEEFRKSFRSVLKGEFWRGSTVGVEPITINTISHLLPRQNSRRAFLAEIN